A window of Nitrosopumilus sp. b3 contains these coding sequences:
- a CDS encoding deoxyribonuclease IV, producing MQIGCHVSISGSIDKAVDNAVERECTAFQIFTRNPRGWNAKELSKEDIANFKSKLKASKIDRFATCAHMPYLPNLASPKDDGFEKSIKTLINEVERCAELGIPYLVTHLGSHLGTGDEAGIKRLVEGLTRAGKTKNDVMILLENTAGQKNSVGSDFKQLGEIFKQLKPAKKFGVCFDSCHAFVSGYDLRTEEKVKKVFSEFDKFVGLEHLKILHLNDAKGDLGCNLDRHYHLGLGGIGEKGISAIVKFANKKKIPIILETPIDDERDDFENIRVAKGFA from the coding sequence ATGCAGATCGGCTGTCATGTCTCAATTTCTGGTTCAATTGACAAAGCAGTTGATAATGCAGTTGAAAGAGAATGTACTGCTTTTCAGATATTTACTAGAAATCCAAGAGGATGGAATGCAAAAGAGCTATCCAAGGAAGATATTGCAAATTTTAAATCAAAACTAAAGGCAAGTAAGATTGATAGATTTGCAACATGTGCACATATGCCATATCTGCCAAATCTTGCATCCCCAAAAGATGATGGATTTGAAAAATCAATTAAAACTTTGATTAATGAAGTTGAGAGATGTGCAGAATTAGGAATTCCATATCTTGTTACACATCTAGGTAGTCATTTGGGAACAGGTGATGAGGCTGGAATTAAAAGGCTCGTTGAAGGACTAACAAGAGCTGGAAAGACAAAAAATGATGTAATGATTTTATTGGAGAATACTGCAGGTCAAAAAAATTCTGTTGGTTCTGACTTTAAGCAGCTTGGTGAAATATTCAAGCAGTTAAAACCTGCAAAGAAATTTGGTGTTTGTTTTGATTCTTGTCATGCATTTGTTTCAGGGTATGACTTGAGAACAGAGGAGAAAGTAAAAAAAGTATTTTCTGAATTTGATAAATTTGTTGGGCTAGAGCATTTGAAAATCTTGCACCTAAATGATGCTAAAGGTGACCTTGGATGTAATCTGGACAGACACTATCACTTAGGGTTGGGGGGAATTGGAGAAAAGGGAATTTCAGCCATTGTAAAGTTTGCAAACAAGAAAAAAATTCCAATAATTTTAGAAACACCAATTGATGATGAAAGAGATGACTTTGAGAATATCAGAGTGGCAAAGGGGTTTGCGTAG
- a CDS encoding DNA primase: MIALGQDEIAKYPFLADAGQYLKDQGFSLEQFGTDPDLKQLIQKAYDRILVAADGKIYKSDLIGDHVSKEAALPREVFSFLLAIVLLKLCGMHTLIKRFALAEARRAEKYLERDLSNISDESKKELAIRVIDDLFSVQIEKQDDYFVIPVSDYLKHSINFHEREWKLINRHVENGLVFLTPHETVRLIRKELGTYINSKIINAKTPTMIPGFEDSVNKLSMLSKKFATFTVTTGEYPPCIKHAIDVLEKGENLPHSGRFMLATFLLSKGQTVQQIAPLFKNAPDYNPRVTLYQLNHLAGTSGSGTQYSCPSCEKLKTQSLCFATSECDNIINPLQFGKKRK, translated from the coding sequence ATGATTGCATTAGGACAGGATGAAATTGCAAAATATCCATTTTTGGCAGATGCTGGTCAATATCTCAAAGATCAAGGATTCTCACTAGAACAATTTGGAACAGATCCTGATCTAAAACAACTAATCCAGAAAGCCTATGATAGAATACTAGTAGCAGCTGATGGGAAAATCTACAAATCTGATTTAATTGGTGATCATGTGTCAAAAGAAGCAGCACTTCCAAGGGAAGTATTCTCATTTCTTTTAGCAATAGTGTTGCTAAAACTATGTGGGATGCATACTCTGATCAAGAGATTTGCACTAGCAGAGGCTAGACGTGCAGAAAAGTATCTGGAACGAGATCTATCAAACATTTCAGATGAGTCCAAAAAAGAATTAGCAATTAGAGTAATTGATGATCTCTTTTCAGTTCAGATTGAAAAACAGGATGATTACTTTGTAATTCCGGTATCTGATTATCTAAAACACTCCATAAATTTTCATGAAAGAGAATGGAAGTTAATTAACAGGCATGTTGAAAATGGACTAGTATTTTTAACTCCCCATGAAACAGTTAGACTGATAAGAAAAGAATTGGGTACGTACATCAATTCTAAAATAATTAATGCAAAAACTCCTACAATGATTCCTGGTTTTGAGGACTCAGTTAACAAACTTTCAATGCTATCAAAAAAATTTGCAACTTTTACAGTGACTACCGGAGAGTATCCACCGTGCATCAAACATGCAATTGATGTGCTTGAAAAGGGTGAAAACCTACCCCATTCTGGGCGATTTATGTTGGCAACTTTTCTTCTCTCAAAGGGTCAAACAGTTCAACAAATAGCACCGCTTTTCAAAAATGCTCCTGATTACAATCCTCGTGTGACTCTTTACCAACTTAATCATCTAGCTGGAACTTCTGGAAGTGGAACCCAATATTCTTGTCCCTCATGTGAGAAACTAAAAACACAAAGTCTCTGTTTTGCAACATCTGAATGCGATAATATTATCAACCCTTTACAATTTGGAAAGAAGAGAAAATAA
- a CDS encoding DNA primase small subunit domain-containing protein: protein MQDTDIKFLEDSFKKYYFEHFDLIHVPERTSEREFGFQKFNSGMTRHIQIKDDKELHLLFMQNVPSDVYCSNAYYSFPNLPMNEKDWKEADLIFDIDAKDLNLTCRANHTVSICYECNEISKDSNQCRKCNSTKLEKKSLPCKNCIDQSKIQVERLSEILTNDFAIDKENIHVYFSGNEGFHVYVYNSQFQEIGSRERSELTDYISLRGAIPETFGMRKFKQDRAAFPDFNEKGWKGRFSKYVFGSKSKRSKIITELLANGYSSFQKTLDDVSKNIGVKIDPNVTMDIHRIFRLPGSINSKSGLTKILCTDLTKFDPYSEASFLSDETIEVLANSPIEFKLKNKKFGPYNNEKVTVPTFVAVYMICKKLAKTA, encoded by the coding sequence ATGCAAGATACTGATATAAAATTTCTAGAAGATTCGTTCAAAAAATATTATTTTGAGCACTTTGATCTAATTCATGTACCAGAGCGAACATCTGAAAGAGAATTCGGTTTCCAGAAATTCAATTCAGGAATGACTAGACATATCCAAATCAAGGACGATAAGGAATTGCATTTATTATTTATGCAAAATGTTCCCTCTGATGTTTATTGCTCAAATGCTTACTATTCGTTTCCTAATTTACCAATGAATGAAAAAGACTGGAAAGAGGCAGATCTCATTTTTGATATTGATGCAAAAGATCTCAATTTAACATGTCGAGCAAATCATACAGTTTCAATATGTTATGAATGCAATGAAATCTCAAAGGATTCAAATCAATGCAGAAAATGTAATTCAACAAAATTAGAAAAAAAATCATTGCCATGTAAAAATTGTATTGATCAATCAAAAATACAAGTAGAAAGATTATCTGAAATTCTAACTAATGATTTTGCAATAGATAAAGAAAATATTCATGTATATTTTTCAGGAAACGAAGGATTTCATGTTTATGTGTATAATTCACAATTCCAAGAAATTGGTTCAAGAGAGAGATCTGAATTGACAGATTATATCTCACTACGTGGAGCCATCCCTGAAACATTTGGAATGAGGAAATTCAAACAAGATCGTGCAGCTTTTCCTGATTTTAATGAAAAAGGATGGAAGGGAAGGTTCTCAAAATATGTATTTGGTTCAAAATCAAAACGCTCAAAAATAATTACAGAACTTCTTGCAAATGGTTATTCTTCCTTCCAAAAAACTTTAGATGATGTATCCAAAAACATTGGAGTAAAAATTGATCCAAACGTAACTATGGATATACATAGAATCTTTAGATTGCCAGGATCCATTAACAGCAAGAGTGGTCTTACAAAAATTCTTTGTACAGATTTAACAAAATTTGATCCTTATTCTGAAGCATCTTTTCTTAGTGATGAGACGATAGAAGTTTTAGCAAATTCCCCCATAGAGTTTAAGCTAAAAAACAAAAAATTTGGACCATACAATAATGAAAAAGTAACAGTTCCAACATTTGTAGCAGTCTATATGATTTGCAAAAAACTAGCAAAAACTGCTTAA
- a CDS encoding UPF0182 family protein, whose translation MYSASTDKQAPPPDAGKFIRLGIVAIIGIVIFAMVGNQAVILSMNFTEFGDQFTKPLYYTLVSTIILSAIALVRVNISGRSSIFWYIIRTAIGFIGSGGQQPISNNISSFKEYKLSTPQFVIWQITKILLFGAFFANIMFGFAAVSFIDGNYLGIENLPKLFSLPFVTPENNPNFAAENVVPMIPALVILIPPLLAAIGLRLVLYVGIHRIIDVITSFLQDSNDGKPRYLNYVSTIEGIIGIGIIWAGFNLFFTDQIDYNTRYVIGGTLLIGFALIAFSVVDRIRARVLTHMFKRDVYIRILTIIAIAIIVAGVVSVNNSIADAKKIEFLGPYTAQQIGVNRYLGELNNIQENTHDVKLTSVSANNIKNYVNQHSDVLDVIRVWDWEAAFAKLKPEIGLIPYVDFEDNDILRFNNTLYWTASMKPILPTSVSLENRWYNEHLVYTHVPNGFLTLEATDGQIVDSGEFFKQREIYYGEGGLFEQTWSGYPNSRGSTSAELGGVSYSGLGGLDVSPPLSWIFEPNFLLSFPAESVHIMRYKDVHDRMEILYPYFLYDLFGKELDSLPVTDGANSYWLIPLIIGFDTNDVPWSVGNPYLRLVGYALVDTYNGDIQLLKTGDDFFSDMFASQYSDQFKPMPTWLEEQIRYPVELFNWKTEMYNIYHVTNVETFIQANEFYEIPRGLDTYYVEAKPPGFVQTEFLGLLSLELRGSQGRNLAGYMVVENDLTNLGNLQFYEVPLNSTTKLIGPTAVREALDRDPEFAQLKTLLRNPRIGDNILYRVGDHDIYFIPVYTAGAGGVVAQLGTIAAVGAAFNGEYFVGLGETQEKAFEAYLKKVSGVAPTVTTADDNYVELVRDDRIEIIKSVFEESNITVSEPTSIQIPLSFNEGEIFFFTESDRKNTEEFLNEFIDDFVKPRSDRVFMWQEENNLNIGTIFVKDGISEIHYVSIEVGN comes from the coding sequence TTGTATAGCGCCTCTACTGATAAGCAAGCTCCGCCTCCTGATGCGGGAAAATTCATCAGATTAGGAATTGTAGCCATTATTGGAATTGTAATTTTTGCCATGGTTGGAAATCAGGCAGTAATTTTATCGATGAATTTTACAGAATTTGGCGATCAGTTCACGAAACCTCTGTATTATACACTAGTCTCTACAATTATTCTATCTGCGATTGCTCTAGTACGTGTAAATATTTCTGGAAGATCGTCAATTTTCTGGTATATTATTAGAACAGCAATTGGATTTATTGGAAGTGGTGGACAGCAACCAATCTCAAATAATATATCAAGTTTCAAAGAATACAAACTCTCCACTCCACAATTTGTAATTTGGCAAATAACCAAAATTTTGCTTTTTGGAGCATTCTTTGCAAATATCATGTTTGGATTTGCAGCAGTATCATTTATCGACGGTAATTATTTGGGAATTGAAAATCTACCAAAGTTATTCTCTTTACCATTTGTAACTCCTGAAAATAATCCAAACTTTGCAGCTGAAAATGTTGTTCCAATGATCCCAGCTTTAGTAATTTTGATTCCACCACTACTTGCAGCAATTGGATTACGTCTAGTTTTGTATGTAGGAATTCATAGAATAATCGATGTAATTACTTCATTTTTACAAGACTCTAATGATGGAAAGCCAAGATATCTAAATTATGTTTCTACAATTGAAGGAATAATTGGAATTGGAATAATATGGGCAGGATTTAATCTCTTCTTTACTGATCAAATTGATTATAATACACGATATGTAATTGGTGGAACACTTCTCATAGGCTTTGCACTAATTGCATTTTCAGTAGTTGATAGAATTAGAGCACGTGTTCTAACTCATATGTTTAAGAGAGATGTTTACATTAGAATTCTAACTATTATTGCAATTGCAATAATTGTTGCAGGAGTTGTATCTGTAAACAATAGTATAGCTGATGCAAAAAAGATAGAATTTTTGGGTCCATATACAGCTCAACAAATAGGAGTAAATCGATATCTTGGAGAATTAAATAACATTCAAGAAAATACTCATGATGTTAAACTAACATCTGTTTCTGCAAATAATATCAAAAATTATGTAAATCAACACAGTGACGTCCTTGATGTCATTCGAGTTTGGGATTGGGAAGCAGCTTTTGCCAAATTAAAGCCTGAGATTGGTCTTATTCCATATGTAGATTTTGAAGACAATGATATTCTAAGATTTAACAATACACTTTATTGGACTGCCTCAATGAAACCAATTCTACCAACATCAGTTAGTCTTGAAAATAGATGGTATAACGAGCATCTAGTTTACACTCACGTTCCTAATGGATTCTTAACTCTTGAAGCAACTGATGGTCAAATTGTTGATAGTGGTGAATTTTTCAAACAAAGAGAGATTTACTATGGAGAAGGTGGATTATTTGAGCAAACTTGGTCTGGATATCCAAATTCAAGAGGTTCTACTAGTGCTGAATTAGGAGGAGTATCTTATTCTGGTTTAGGTGGATTAGATGTTTCACCACCTCTAAGTTGGATATTTGAACCAAACTTTTTACTTTCTTTTCCTGCTGAATCAGTTCACATTATGAGATACAAAGATGTGCACGATAGAATGGAAATATTATATCCTTACTTCCTATATGATTTATTTGGAAAAGAACTAGATTCACTTCCTGTCACTGATGGAGCAAACTCTTACTGGTTAATTCCATTAATTATTGGATTTGATACCAATGATGTTCCATGGTCTGTTGGTAATCCATACTTACGATTAGTTGGATATGCACTAGTAGACACTTACAATGGTGATATCCAATTACTAAAGACTGGAGATGATTTCTTTTCAGATATGTTTGCCAGTCAATATTCTGATCAGTTCAAACCAATGCCTACTTGGCTAGAAGAACAAATCAGATATCCAGTAGAATTATTTAATTGGAAAACAGAGATGTATAATATTTACCATGTAACAAATGTTGAGACATTTATTCAAGCTAATGAATTCTATGAAATACCTCGTGGACTAGATACTTATTATGTTGAGGCAAAACCTCCAGGATTTGTACAAACTGAATTCTTGGGATTACTTTCATTGGAATTAAGAGGTTCTCAAGGAAGAAATCTTGCAGGATATATGGTAGTTGAAAATGATCTAACTAATCTAGGAAATTTACAATTCTATGAAGTTCCATTAAACTCTACAACCAAATTGATTGGTCCTACTGCAGTTAGAGAGGCACTTGATAGAGATCCAGAATTTGCTCAGCTAAAGACACTCTTGAGAAATCCAAGAATTGGTGATAATATTTTATATCGTGTAGGTGATCATGATATCTACTTTATTCCAGTATATACTGCAGGAGCTGGTGGTGTAGTTGCACAATTAGGTACAATTGCAGCAGTAGGTGCAGCATTTAATGGAGAATACTTTGTTGGATTGGGTGAAACTCAGGAAAAAGCCTTTGAAGCTTATCTCAAAAAAGTTTCTGGAGTAGCACCAACTGTAACTACAGCAGATGACAATTATGTTGAATTAGTTAGAGATGATAGGATTGAAATAATAAAATCGGTATTTGAAGAAAGTAACATTACTGTATCTGAACCAACATCAATCCAGATACCATTATCATTTAACGAAGGTGAGATCTTCTTCTTTACTGAAAGTGATCGTAAAAATACTGAAGAATTCCTCAATGAATTCATTGATGATTTTGTTAAACCACGTAGTGATAGAGTATTCATGTGGCAAGAAGAAAATAATCTCAACATTGGAACAATATTTGTCAAGGATGGAATATCTGAGATACATTATGTCTCAATTGAGGTTGGCAACTAA
- a CDS encoding gamma-glutamyl-gamma-aminobutyrate hydrolase family protein (Members of this family of hydrolases with an active site Cys residue belong to MEROPS family C26.), with the protein MLLVVDNGSIYTKNLTEFLTQKNISFKKQTPHLLNLQSLSNYDGFILSGRRKNEKKINEINSKIINFSIKNDIKLLGICYGAEILALTLGGTIRKTKSLQKGNELISISKENLVCNGSLNVFESHGFEISRLPTILIPLAESNNCKYEIIQYDKKPIFGTQFHPEMTNDGNDLIEKFCFL; encoded by the coding sequence TTGCTCTTAGTTGTTGATAATGGTTCAATTTATACAAAAAATTTAACTGAATTTCTAACTCAAAAAAATATTTCATTTAAAAAACAAACTCCTCACCTTCTAAATCTTCAATCTCTTTCGAATTATGACGGTTTTATCCTATCTGGAAGAAGAAAAAATGAAAAAAAAATAAACGAAATAAATTCCAAAATTATTAATTTTTCTATTAAAAACGATATCAAATTACTTGGAATATGCTATGGTGCAGAAATTTTGGCCCTTACATTAGGTGGAACAATTCGAAAAACTAAATCACTTCAAAAAGGAAATGAATTAATCAGTATATCAAAAGAGAATTTAGTTTGTAATGGTTCCCTTAATGTTTTTGAGAGTCATGGATTTGAGATATCACGACTACCTACTATTTTAATTCCTCTTGCAGAATCAAATAATTGTAAATATGAAATTATTCAATATGATAAAAAACCAATTTTTGGAACCCAATTTCATCCCGAAATGACAAATGACGGTAATGATTTAATTGAAAAATTCTGTTTTCTTTGA
- a CDS encoding tetratricopeptide repeat protein gives MDQEDHELLLPLVEEENICLPLPINVVSKYWNVELPMEEAIEAAKKYSGFNGSIIIEGIELAERNGLACKIINSSLSELKKIIDTGIPPIVILPGIPEITQHASIITGYDDEEKTILHYIQKGNFEGEQQEGAIPEDIFDKEWSEDGRLLILIAPIDILSSLKLENDSTDKSNRLCLISERQNILKNSSDAIKSLKQSLEISPENSTALQQLGSLMNQQSSPDCVKFYEKCLELNKRSYLTCNGLGNYYLKTNQFEKAEKYYTKAIEINPKRSAKIYKNRAYLREKQNKNPEAKEDLKNYLKYNPKASDRGIIEQAIREI, from the coding sequence ATGGACCAAGAAGATCATGAATTACTTTTACCTCTAGTTGAAGAAGAAAATATTTGCCTTCCATTACCAATTAACGTCGTATCAAAATATTGGAATGTAGAATTACCGATGGAAGAAGCTATTGAGGCTGCCAAAAAATATTCGGGATTTAATGGTAGTATAATCATTGAAGGAATAGAATTAGCTGAAAGAAATGGTCTAGCATGTAAGATAATAAATTCATCCTTATCAGAACTAAAAAAAATAATTGATACTGGAATACCTCCAATTGTCATTCTGCCAGGGATTCCAGAAATTACTCAACATGCCTCCATCATTACTGGTTATGATGATGAAGAAAAAACCATTCTGCATTATATTCAGAAAGGTAATTTTGAAGGAGAACAACAGGAAGGGGCAATACCAGAAGACATTTTTGACAAGGAATGGTCGGAAGATGGAAGATTATTGATATTGATAGCACCAATTGATATTTTATCTTCATTAAAACTAGAAAATGACTCTACTGATAAATCAAATCGGCTATGTCTCATTTCTGAACGACAAAATATTCTAAAAAATTCTTCTGATGCAATTAAATCATTAAAACAATCATTAGAAATTTCTCCAGAAAATTCTACTGCTTTACAACAATTAGGATCTTTAATGAATCAACAAAGTTCCCCTGATTGTGTAAAATTTTATGAAAAATGTTTGGAATTAAATAAAAGATCATATTTGACTTGCAACGGTCTTGGAAATTATTATCTTAAAACAAATCAATTTGAAAAAGCAGAAAAATATTATACAAAAGCTATTGAAATCAATCCAAAAAGATCTGCTAAAATTTATAAAAATAGAGCATATCTTAGAGAAAAACAAAACAAAAATCCTGAAGCAAAAGAAGATCTTAAAAATTATTTAAAATATAATCCAAAGGCTTCTGATAGAGGAATAATTGAGCAGGCAATTAGAGAGATATAA
- a CDS encoding zinc-domain-containing protein yields the protein MDAKCPECEKVAILDDDIAHVRCPHCNFETDYDSYLEIMKDQAINMASDYIPDRPGM from the coding sequence ATGGATGCAAAATGTCCTGAATGTGAAAAAGTTGCAATCTTAGACGATGATATTGCCCATGTAAGATGCCCTCATTGCAACTTTGAAACAGATTACGATTCCTATCTTGAAATCATGAAAGATCAAGCAATCAATATGGCATCAGACTATATTCCGGATCGACCTGGAATGTAA
- a CDS encoding 30S ribosomal protein S6e, giving the protein MPNFKLTISDIKGKSVSKELKDSDANPLLGLQLGNETDASIVGLSGKLKLTGGSDKSGVPMRNDVHGSARKKILLSKGVGLQDAETGQRKRKLMRGNTVSEEIYQVNCKFNGELPVEAPAEETTEEKAEEKKE; this is encoded by the coding sequence TTGCCAAACTTTAAACTTACAATTTCAGATATTAAAGGAAAATCTGTTTCAAAGGAACTCAAAGACAGTGATGCTAATCCTTTGTTAGGATTACAGCTTGGAAATGAAACTGATGCATCCATTGTTGGATTATCTGGTAAATTAAAACTCACTGGAGGAAGTGATAAATCTGGAGTTCCTATGAGAAATGACGTTCATGGTTCTGCAAGAAAAAAAATTCTACTTTCTAAAGGGGTAGGGCTACAAGATGCAGAGACCGGACAAAGAAAAAGAAAATTAATGCGTGGAAATACTGTATCTGAAGAAATCTACCAAGTAAATTGTAAATTTAATGGAGAATTACCCGTTGAAGCTCCAGCAGAAGAAACTACAGAAGAAAAAGCTGAAGAAAAAAAAGAATAA
- a CDS encoding translation initiation factor IF-2 subunit gamma, with amino-acid sequence MHWRETLPDWYIKKYGYQPCVNIGTAGHVDHGKTTLIQALTGSWTSVHSQELKRGITIRVGYSDAAFYKCKSCEEPLGFSTTPKCNNCGKESELSRVVSFVDSPGHESLMANMLSGSALMDGALLLVAANEKVPKPQTKEHLLALQTLGIQQIVIVQNKVDLLPYKEVMANYQDITKFVKGTFAAKSPIIPISAQSGLNIDALIGSIESTIKTPERDEKKDTVMHVLRSFDVNKPGIKLKDIKGGVIGGSLTQGVFKIGDEIEIKPGIMNEKKKSYEPLLTEITSLGTAAGIVESVKPGGLVAIGTKLDPSMTRSDSFIGSVIGKPGTLPENSTDLKLEVNLFDVAVGITEDIKVKPIQSGELLRLNIGTAPILGKVTKIKSKNIEVELRRPACIFKDGNVAISRRIDERWRLIGAGIIG; translated from the coding sequence ATGCATTGGAGAGAAACACTTCCTGATTGGTACATCAAAAAATATGGTTATCAACCATGTGTTAACATTGGGACTGCAGGTCATGTAGATCATGGAAAAACTACTCTTATTCAAGCATTAACTGGCTCTTGGACAAGTGTTCACAGTCAAGAATTAAAACGAGGAATTACAATTCGTGTAGGTTATTCTGATGCAGCATTTTACAAATGTAAAAGCTGTGAGGAGCCTTTAGGTTTCTCTACAACTCCAAAATGTAATAATTGTGGAAAAGAAAGTGAATTATCTAGAGTTGTAAGTTTTGTAGATAGTCCCGGACACGAAAGTTTGATGGCAAATATGCTTTCAGGATCTGCATTGATGGATGGAGCTTTGTTGTTAGTTGCTGCAAATGAAAAAGTTCCAAAACCACAAACAAAAGAGCATCTTTTAGCCCTTCAAACTCTTGGTATACAACAAATAGTAATAGTTCAAAATAAAGTTGATTTACTTCCTTACAAGGAAGTGATGGCAAACTATCAAGATATTACAAAATTCGTTAAAGGAACTTTTGCTGCAAAATCACCAATAATTCCTATTTCTGCTCAATCTGGATTGAACATTGATGCATTAATTGGCTCAATAGAATCAACAATCAAAACTCCAGAAAGAGATGAAAAGAAAGATACTGTAATGCATGTTTTACGTTCTTTTGATGTAAATAAACCTGGAATAAAATTAAAAGATATCAAAGGTGGTGTAATTGGTGGTAGTTTAACACAAGGTGTTTTTAAAATTGGAGATGAAATTGAGATAAAGCCTGGAATCATGAATGAGAAAAAAAAGTCATACGAACCCTTACTAACAGAAATAACATCTTTAGGAACTGCTGCAGGAATAGTTGAATCAGTGAAACCTGGTGGACTTGTTGCTATTGGGACAAAATTAGATCCTTCCATGACTAGAAGTGATTCTTTTATTGGTTCAGTTATTGGAAAACCAGGAACTCTTCCAGAAAATTCTACAGATCTAAAACTTGAAGTGAATCTATTTGATGTTGCAGTAGGAATAACTGAAGATATTAAAGTCAAACCAATTCAATCTGGCGAATTACTTAGACTTAATATTGGAACTGCACCAATTTTAGGTAAAGTAACTAAGATAAAATCAAAAAATATTGAGGTTGAACTTAGACGACCAGCATGCATCTTTAAAGATGGAAATGTTGCAATAAGTAGAAGAATTGATGAAAGATGGAGATTAATTGGTGCAGGAATAATTGGTTGA
- a CDS encoding twitching motility protein PilT produces the protein MVEVICDTNFLIHLATKRVKNIDNLDVEIGLISFVVPDVVITELEKLEKIPEKKQEISMTMNFIKNLKKIPISGNFADQVLVEYVKNHNSIIGTMDKVLKKQIKQAGGSIVSLSNDKIILES, from the coding sequence TTGGTTGAAGTTATCTGTGATACAAACTTTTTAATCCATTTAGCAACAAAACGTGTTAAAAATATTGATAACCTTGATGTTGAAATAGGTTTAATTTCATTTGTTGTTCCTGATGTTGTAATTACAGAATTGGAAAAACTTGAAAAAATACCTGAAAAAAAACAAGAAATTTCTATGACTATGAATTTTATAAAAAATTTAAAAAAAATCCCTATTTCTGGAAATTTCGCTGATCAGGTATTAGTAGAATATGTAAAAAATCATAACTCTATAATTGGAACAATGGATAAAGTATTAAAAAAACAAATCAAACAAGCTGGAGGTTCCATAGTTTCTCTATCAAATGATAAAATTATCTTAGAATCTTAG
- a CDS encoding YbhB/YbcL family Raf kinase inhibitor-like protein has product MILESPAFENGSTIPRKFGYKNGNSSPPLIIREVPEETKSLVLIMDDPDAMGAVGKVWVHWVLWNISPNTQEIPENSIPKNSIEGKTDFDEIGYGGPAPPDKEHHYIFKLYALDTELNLEKNSTKTELEESMKNHILMEAKLEGKYAP; this is encoded by the coding sequence ATGATTTTAGAAAGTCCAGCTTTTGAAAATGGTAGCACAATTCCAAGAAAATTTGGATATAAAAATGGGAATTCAAGCCCTCCATTGATAATTCGTGAAGTTCCTGAGGAAACTAAATCCCTAGTTTTGATAATGGATGATCCAGATGCAATGGGTGCAGTTGGCAAAGTTTGGGTCCATTGGGTTTTATGGAATATTTCTCCAAACACTCAAGAAATACCTGAAAATTCTATTCCAAAAAACTCAATTGAGGGAAAAACAGATTTTGATGAAATTGGTTATGGTGGACCTGCACCACCAGATAAGGAACATCACTATATTTTCAAACTTTATGCGTTGGACACAGAACTAAATTTAGAAAAAAATTCCACAAAAACAGAACTTGAAGAATCCATGAAAAATCATATTCTTATGGAAGCAAAATTAGAAGGAAAATATGCCCCATAA